A single genomic interval of Microbacterium oleivorans harbors:
- a CDS encoding DedA family protein, translated as MNEILDWILSTVQSIDPVLRTVVAGIAIMLETSVLVGLVVPGDTVVIVAATAVGSVPEGLVLGAAVVAGSLAGESIGFALGRWLGPRIRFSRLGRRVGETNWVRSELYLRRRGGPAIFLSRFLPVLHSLVPLTVGMSGFSYRRFIAWTAPACLIWTSLYVGVVAVAARTYREISDNIQYAGYLFVGVIVLFLLAAYLVKRAIARREARHLATDAATTRPADGDVKD; from the coding sequence GTGAACGAGATCCTCGACTGGATTCTGAGCACGGTGCAGAGCATCGATCCGGTGCTGCGCACCGTGGTGGCCGGGATCGCGATCATGCTCGAGACGAGCGTGCTGGTCGGTCTCGTCGTGCCCGGCGACACCGTCGTCATCGTCGCGGCCACCGCGGTGGGGAGCGTGCCGGAGGGGCTGGTCCTGGGCGCCGCGGTCGTCGCCGGATCGCTCGCCGGCGAGTCGATCGGCTTCGCGCTCGGCCGATGGCTCGGTCCCCGCATCCGATTCTCGCGCCTGGGGCGGCGCGTCGGCGAGACGAACTGGGTGCGCTCGGAGTTGTATCTGCGCCGTCGCGGCGGACCCGCGATCTTCCTGTCACGGTTCCTCCCGGTGCTCCACTCGCTCGTCCCGCTCACCGTCGGCATGAGCGGCTTCTCGTACCGGCGGTTCATCGCGTGGACCGCTCCGGCGTGCCTCATCTGGACATCGCTCTACGTCGGGGTCGTCGCGGTCGCCGCCCGCACCTACCGGGAGATCTCCGACAACATCCAGTACGCCGGCTACCTGTTCGTCGGGGTGATCGTGCTGTTCCTGCTCGCCGCCTACCTCGTCAAACGCGCCATCGCGCGGCGGGAGGCGCGGCATCTCGCGACCGACGCGGCGACGACCCGCCCCGCGGACGGCGACGTGAAAGACTGA
- a CDS encoding ComEA family DNA-binding protein, protein MLVLGAAAVTVAIGMARSVSAPPSPVTPGVTPTVTVADAAVYVHVDGAVAHPGLYRLDPDARVVDAVAAAGGFTDVADRSAVNLARLVSDGEQLLVPEPGAAPPAGAAPGAGDRPGVGADGRIGLNTADAAALDTLPRVGPALAERIIAWREENGRFTSVEDLLGVSGIGEKMLEALRDRVRV, encoded by the coding sequence ATGCTCGTGCTCGGCGCTGCGGCCGTGACCGTCGCGATCGGCATGGCGCGCTCCGTGAGCGCGCCTCCGAGCCCTGTCACGCCCGGTGTCACACCCACCGTGACGGTGGCCGACGCCGCCGTCTACGTCCATGTCGACGGCGCGGTGGCCCATCCCGGCCTCTACCGCCTCGACCCGGACGCGCGGGTGGTGGACGCGGTCGCCGCGGCGGGCGGCTTCACGGATGTGGCCGACAGGTCGGCGGTGAATCTCGCCCGGCTCGTGAGCGACGGCGAGCAGTTGCTGGTGCCCGAGCCCGGCGCCGCGCCGCCGGCGGGCGCCGCACCGGGCGCCGGCGATCGGCCGGGAGTCGGCGCCGACGGTCGCATCGGTCTGAACACCGCGGATGCCGCCGCACTCGACACCCTGCCGCGTGTCGGGCCGGCGCTGGCCGAGCGCATCATCGCCTGGCGCGAAGAGAACGGCCGGTTCACGAGCGTCGAGGACCTCCTGGGCGTGTCGGGCATCGGCGAGAAGATGCTCGAGGCACTCCGTGATCGGGTGCGCGTGTGA
- the leuS gene encoding leucine--tRNA ligase, whose translation MTDTSTDRATAPDSVPFDAHAIQAKWQRAWADADPFRAGGDDDKRPRKYVLAMFPYPSGDLHMGHAENYLYSDIVARFWRHRGYNVLHPIGWDSFGLPAENAAIKRGADPRAWTYDNIAQQKKSLHEYGVSFDWSRVLHTSDPEYYTWNQWLFQKLYEKGLAYRKESPVNWCPHDQTVLANEQVVDGHCERCGAEVEKKKLTQWYFRITEYADRLLDDLNQLEGFWPQKVIQMQRNWIGRSVGADIDFEIEGRDEKVTVFSTRPDTLHGATFMVVAPDSDLAAELAAGASDEVQKRFGAYLQTVQKTSEIDRQTVDRPKSGVFLERYAVNPVNGERLPIWAADYVLADYGHGAVMAVPAHDQRDLDFARAFDLPVRVVVDTTAPVTGAMPVIELDDDGVPIDPGPGIDDVDPARTGVALTGDGRMINSGPLDGLSKRNAIARAIEQLQADGNGRATKTYRLRDWLISRQRFWGTPIPMIHTDDGRIVPVPADQLPVRLPDAEGLDLKPKGASPLGAAAEWVTTTDPDTGEPARRDPDTMDTFVDSSWYFLRFLSPGDAGQPFAAREADKWGPVDFYIGGVEHAILHLLYARFITKALFDMGQVEFTEPFSSLINQGMVILDGAKMSKSKGNLVLFQEELEQHGADVLRVALAFAGPVEDDKDWADVSTTGAAKFLARALRVAADVDSEPDVVWAEGDTALRRVTHRMWADVPGLVEQTKFNVVVARLMELVNVTRKVIDTGAGAGDPAVREAAEAIAMVLDLFAPHTAEEMWTILGHRPFVGLATWRQPDPTLLVEDSVTAVVQIDGKVRGTLRVSAKISSDELEALARADEKVVRALNGREIGRAVVRAPKVVSFTTA comes from the coding sequence GTGACCGACACCTCGACTGATCGCGCGACCGCGCCCGACTCGGTTCCGTTCGACGCCCACGCCATTCAGGCGAAGTGGCAGCGCGCCTGGGCCGACGCCGATCCCTTCCGTGCCGGCGGAGACGACGACAAGCGTCCGCGGAAGTACGTCCTCGCGATGTTCCCGTACCCCTCCGGCGACCTGCACATGGGTCACGCCGAGAACTACCTCTACTCCGACATCGTCGCCCGCTTCTGGCGGCACCGCGGCTACAACGTGCTGCATCCGATCGGGTGGGACAGCTTCGGTCTGCCCGCCGAGAACGCGGCGATCAAGCGCGGTGCCGACCCGCGCGCGTGGACCTACGACAACATCGCCCAGCAGAAGAAGAGCCTGCACGAGTACGGCGTCTCGTTCGACTGGAGCCGGGTGCTCCACACGAGCGACCCCGAGTACTACACCTGGAACCAGTGGCTGTTCCAGAAGCTGTACGAGAAGGGCCTGGCGTACCGCAAGGAGAGCCCGGTCAACTGGTGCCCCCATGACCAGACGGTGCTCGCGAACGAGCAGGTCGTCGACGGCCACTGCGAGCGCTGCGGCGCCGAGGTCGAGAAGAAGAAGCTCACGCAGTGGTACTTCCGCATCACCGAGTACGCCGACCGGCTGCTGGACGACCTGAACCAGCTGGAGGGGTTCTGGCCGCAGAAGGTCATCCAGATGCAGCGCAACTGGATCGGCCGCTCGGTCGGCGCCGACATCGACTTCGAGATCGAGGGCCGCGACGAGAAGGTGACGGTGTTCTCGACGCGTCCCGACACCCTGCACGGCGCGACGTTCATGGTCGTCGCACCGGACTCCGATCTGGCGGCCGAACTGGCGGCCGGGGCCTCCGACGAGGTGCAGAAGCGGTTCGGCGCGTACCTGCAGACGGTGCAGAAGACCAGCGAGATCGACCGGCAGACCGTTGATCGGCCGAAGTCTGGCGTCTTCCTCGAGCGCTACGCGGTCAACCCCGTCAACGGGGAGCGGCTGCCGATCTGGGCCGCCGACTACGTACTGGCCGATTACGGTCACGGCGCGGTCATGGCCGTCCCCGCCCACGACCAGCGAGACCTCGATTTCGCGCGCGCCTTCGACCTCCCCGTCCGTGTCGTTGTCGACACGACGGCGCCCGTCACCGGCGCCATGCCCGTCATCGAGCTCGACGACGACGGCGTGCCGATCGATCCGGGCCCCGGGATCGACGACGTCGACCCCGCGCGCACCGGTGTCGCGCTCACCGGCGACGGGCGGATGATCAACTCCGGCCCCCTCGACGGCCTGAGCAAGCGCAACGCGATCGCCCGGGCGATCGAGCAACTCCAGGCGGACGGCAACGGCCGCGCGACGAAGACCTACCGCCTGCGCGACTGGCTGATCTCGCGGCAGCGGTTCTGGGGTACTCCCATCCCGATGATCCACACCGACGACGGGCGGATCGTGCCGGTCCCCGCCGATCAGCTGCCGGTGCGACTGCCGGATGCCGAGGGTCTCGACCTCAAGCCCAAGGGAGCCTCGCCGCTGGGCGCGGCCGCGGAGTGGGTCACCACCACCGACCCCGATACGGGCGAGCCGGCTCGGCGCGACCCCGACACGATGGACACGTTCGTCGACAGCTCGTGGTACTTCCTGCGCTTCCTGTCGCCGGGTGACGCCGGCCAGCCCTTCGCCGCGCGCGAGGCGGACAAGTGGGGCCCGGTCGACTTCTACATCGGCGGCGTCGAGCACGCGATCCTGCACCTGCTGTACGCGCGCTTCATCACCAAGGCGCTGTTCGACATGGGGCAGGTGGAGTTCACCGAGCCCTTCTCGAGCCTCATCAACCAGGGCATGGTCATCCTCGACGGCGCGAAGATGTCGAAGAGCAAGGGCAACCTCGTGCTCTTCCAGGAGGAGCTCGAGCAGCACGGTGCGGATGTCCTCCGTGTGGCTCTCGCCTTCGCCGGCCCGGTCGAGGACGACAAGGACTGGGCGGATGTCTCGACCACGGGGGCCGCGAAGTTCCTCGCACGTGCGCTGCGCGTGGCCGCCGACGTCGACAGTGAGCCCGACGTCGTATGGGCCGAGGGCGACACCGCGCTCCGCCGTGTGACCCACCGGATGTGGGCGGATGTGCCCGGCCTGGTCGAGCAGACGAAGTTCAACGTCGTCGTGGCACGCCTGATGGAGCTGGTCAACGTCACCCGCAAGGTGATCGACACCGGCGCCGGCGCGGGCGACCCCGCCGTCCGCGAGGCCGCCGAGGCCATCGCCATGGTGCTGGACCTGTTCGCCCCGCACACCGCGGAGGAGATGTGGACGATCCTCGGCCATCGTCCCTTCGTGGGGCTCGCGACGTGGCGTCAGCCCGACCCGACGCTGCTGGTGGAGGACTCGGTGACCGCGGTCGTGCAGATCGACGGCAAGGTGCGCGGAACGCTCCGCGTGTCGGCGAAGATCTCCTCCGATGAGCTGGAGGCGCTCGCCCGCGCGGACGAGAAGGTCGTGCGGGCGCTCAACGGTCGCGAGATCGGTCGCGCGGTGGTGCGCGCGCCGAAGGTCGTGAGCTTCACCACCGCGTGA
- a CDS encoding App1 family protein, with translation MASSPAPRPKILWFARLERRFHSWRERRARARGQRPTVAAYPGYGGDGWVRVLGRVLIAPKVRPADGGEYASVRGWRSFASVPVAFAQVQVTVAGAVHEVVADRGGVIDVELPGSLPPGWQTVTMSVEGSETIETRVFVIGADVEFGIVSDIDDTVMVTALPRPFIAAWNSFVLNEHARQPVPGMAVMLERLTRDKPGSPVIYLSTGAWNVAPTLIRFLRRHVFPSGPMLLTDWGPTHDRWFRSGRDHKAENLRRLAQEFPHVRWLLIGDDGQHDDALYTAFASEYPERVRAVAIRQLSPAEAVLAGGRTAVNDHSAAQVPWVSGTDGAALLDRLADVGVIAPD, from the coding sequence ATGGCTTCCTCACCAGCCCCACGGCCGAAGATCCTGTGGTTCGCGCGCCTCGAGCGGCGTTTCCACTCCTGGCGGGAGCGCCGCGCCCGCGCTCGCGGACAGCGACCGACCGTGGCGGCCTATCCGGGTTACGGCGGCGACGGCTGGGTGCGGGTCCTGGGGCGGGTCCTCATCGCCCCCAAGGTCCGTCCCGCGGACGGAGGGGAATACGCCTCCGTCCGCGGCTGGCGCAGCTTCGCCTCGGTGCCCGTCGCCTTCGCCCAGGTGCAGGTCACGGTGGCCGGCGCAGTGCACGAGGTCGTGGCCGACCGCGGCGGCGTGATCGATGTCGAGCTCCCCGGATCGCTCCCCCCGGGCTGGCAGACGGTGACCATGAGCGTCGAGGGAAGCGAGACCATCGAGACGCGGGTGTTCGTCATCGGTGCGGATGTGGAGTTCGGCATCGTCTCCGACATCGACGACACCGTCATGGTCACTGCTCTGCCCCGTCCCTTCATCGCGGCCTGGAACTCGTTCGTGCTGAACGAGCACGCCCGTCAGCCCGTTCCGGGGATGGCCGTGATGCTCGAGCGCCTCACGCGCGACAAGCCCGGCAGCCCCGTCATCTACCTCTCGACCGGGGCGTGGAACGTCGCGCCGACCCTCATCCGTTTCCTGCGCCGTCACGTCTTCCCCTCCGGTCCGATGCTGCTGACCGACTGGGGCCCCACGCACGACCGGTGGTTCCGCAGCGGTCGCGATCACAAGGCCGAGAACCTGCGGCGCCTCGCCCAGGAGTTCCCGCACGTGCGATGGCTGCTCATCGGCGACGACGGCCAGCATGACGACGCGCTCTACACCGCTTTCGCGAGCGAGTACCCCGAGCGCGTGCGTGCGGTGGCCATCCGCCAGCTCTCGCCCGCCGAGGCCGTCCTCGCGGGCGGACGCACAGCGGTGAACGATCACTCTGCGGCTCAGGTGCCGTGGGTCAGTGGCACCGACGGTGCCGCACTGCTCGATCGGCTCGCGGACGTCGGCGTCATCGCCCCCGACTGA
- a CDS encoding anthranilate synthase component I family protein, with the protein MPEKPARRRLEAWVDPAVVFGGIPDDAAFWLDAGPDAADGWSWLGTGVAAAVPDPFLDGAVRGTDPAGPFRGGWVGWFGYDAAARAAGAPARSDVDADDDALWLRVDRVVAFDHAARDVWLSAPEDEIDEFERTVAAWCEAGAARAAAPPASPAVLTATARVDPDAYGRLVEDCRAAIRRGDAYQLCLTTRFDVAADAALDPLAVFFRLRATAGSHHGGFIRSGARALVSASPERFLQLADGVVRTSPIKGTRPRGSDDRADARLIAELVSSPKERAENVMIVDLMRNDLQRVCDPGSVVVERLFAVESYPTVHQLVSTVAGRLRDGIRFSDLLAATFPAGSMTGAPKLSAMTILHGLERAPRGLFAGCFGWIDAGGRGDLAMVIRSIVIDGARAYVGAGGGITWGSEPDAEVAEVAVKARAPLDALGAGLPPRWRERVR; encoded by the coding sequence GTGCCCGAGAAGCCCGCCCGTCGCCGACTCGAGGCCTGGGTGGACCCGGCCGTGGTCTTCGGCGGGATCCCGGACGACGCGGCCTTCTGGCTCGATGCGGGACCGGATGCCGCCGACGGGTGGAGCTGGCTCGGAACGGGAGTGGCGGCAGCCGTGCCCGATCCGTTCCTGGACGGCGCGGTCCGCGGGACAGACCCGGCCGGTCCGTTCCGCGGAGGGTGGGTCGGCTGGTTCGGGTACGACGCGGCCGCGCGGGCCGCGGGCGCTCCCGCGCGCTCCGACGTCGATGCCGACGACGACGCCCTGTGGCTGCGCGTGGATCGGGTGGTCGCCTTCGACCACGCCGCGCGGGACGTGTGGCTGAGCGCGCCCGAGGATGAGATCGATGAGTTCGAACGGACCGTGGCGGCCTGGTGCGAGGCCGGGGCGGCCCGTGCCGCGGCGCCCCCCGCTTCACCCGCGGTGCTGACGGCCACGGCACGGGTGGATCCCGACGCGTATGGACGCCTCGTCGAGGACTGCCGCGCCGCGATCCGGCGCGGCGACGCCTACCAGCTCTGTCTCACCACCCGTTTCGATGTGGCCGCCGACGCCGCCCTGGACCCGCTCGCGGTGTTCTTCCGGCTGCGCGCGACGGCGGGGTCGCATCACGGCGGCTTCATCCGATCGGGGGCGCGCGCGCTCGTCAGCGCGAGCCCCGAGCGATTCCTGCAGCTCGCGGATGGGGTCGTCCGGACGAGCCCGATCAAGGGCACCCGCCCCCGCGGCTCCGACGACCGAGCCGACGCCCGGCTCATCGCCGAGCTCGTGTCGAGCCCCAAGGAGCGCGCCGAGAACGTGATGATCGTCGATCTGATGCGCAACGACCTCCAGCGCGTCTGCGATCCCGGGTCGGTCGTGGTCGAACGGCTGTTCGCGGTGGAGAGCTACCCGACGGTGCATCAGCTCGTGAGCACCGTCGCCGGGCGTCTGCGCGACGGCATCCGCTTCTCCGATCTCCTCGCGGCGACCTTCCCGGCCGGGAGCATGACGGGAGCGCCGAAGCTGTCGGCGATGACAATCCTGCACGGGCTCGAGCGGGCGCCGCGGGGCCTGTTCGCAGGCTGCTTCGGGTGGATCGACGCGGGCGGCAGGGGCGATCTGGCGATGGTGATCCGCTCGATCGTGATCGACGGCGCACGGGCGTACGTCGGCGCGGGCGGAGGGATCACCTGGGGCTCGGAACCCGATGCGGAGGTCGCCGAGGTCGCCGTGAAGGCGCGCGCCCCCCTCGACGCCCTGGGCGCCGGGCTGCCGCCCCGGTGGCGGGAACGGGTCCGGTAG
- a CDS encoding zinc-binding alcohol dehydrogenase family protein, translating to MSPRVIPSIIGVIVSLNAAAWLASPRADLVVRPADMPVPGRGEILIRNRALAVNPLEVKQGTGDLMYRWLSYPMILGEDVAGVVEAVGPDVTRFSAGDRVVAYAVGMERGRRHDAEGGFQLFTVVREDLASPLPESIGYTDAVVLPLAVSTAATALFQDDALALVPPTPGPAGTGTGTILVWGGSTSVGMNAIQLAVAAGYRVIATASARNAGFLRDLGASDVVDYRSPDVERDILAGLSGESLAGVVAIGPGSGAPAVRIAAAAGAKRVALLSPPVSFGSIPRRGRRSAAFIRTMSRVAIGQLAIQLRARAAGVRAGFVWGSTLMANEVGPMLWERYLPDALADGRHVCAPAAEVVGDGLESIQHALDRLHAGVSARKLVVTL from the coding sequence ATGTCACCTCGTGTCATCCCCTCGATCATCGGAGTCATCGTGTCCCTGAACGCCGCCGCCTGGCTCGCATCACCCCGCGCCGACCTCGTCGTCCGTCCCGCCGACATGCCCGTTCCGGGGCGCGGCGAGATCCTCATCCGCAACCGTGCGCTGGCGGTCAACCCCCTCGAGGTCAAGCAGGGGACCGGCGACCTGATGTACCGCTGGCTGTCGTACCCGATGATCCTCGGGGAGGACGTCGCCGGAGTCGTCGAAGCCGTCGGCCCCGACGTGACCCGCTTCTCGGCCGGTGACCGTGTCGTGGCGTACGCGGTCGGGATGGAGCGCGGACGTCGCCACGACGCGGAGGGTGGTTTCCAGCTCTTCACCGTCGTGCGCGAGGACCTGGCCTCACCGCTCCCGGAGAGCATCGGCTACACCGACGCCGTCGTCCTGCCGCTCGCGGTCTCGACGGCCGCGACAGCCCTCTTCCAAGACGACGCTCTCGCACTCGTGCCGCCCACGCCGGGGCCGGCCGGCACCGGCACCGGCACCATCCTCGTCTGGGGCGGATCCACGAGCGTTGGGATGAACGCGATCCAGTTGGCCGTCGCGGCGGGCTATCGCGTCATCGCCACCGCGTCGGCGCGAAATGCCGGCTTCCTGCGTGATCTGGGCGCGAGCGATGTCGTCGACTACCGCTCGCCCGACGTGGAGCGCGACATCCTGGCAGGCCTCTCCGGCGAGAGCCTGGCGGGTGTCGTCGCGATCGGGCCGGGCTCCGGCGCTCCCGCCGTGCGGATCGCCGCCGCCGCGGGCGCCAAACGCGTCGCCCTCCTCAGCCCGCCGGTGTCGTTCGGCTCGATCCCGCGCCGCGGCCGACGGAGCGCGGCATTCATCCGGACCATGAGCAGAGTCGCGATCGGCCAACTCGCCATCCAGCTGCGCGCACGCGCCGCCGGCGTGCGGGCCGGCTTTGTCTGGGGCAGCACACTGATGGCGAACGAGGTCGGACCGATGCTCTGGGAGCGGTATCTGCCCGACGCGCTGGCGGACGGCAGGCATGTCTGCGCTCCCGCGGCAGAGGTGGTGGGCGATGGACTGGAAAGCATTCAGCACGCCCTGGACCGTCTGCACGCGGGCGTCTCGGCGCGCAAGCTCGTCGTGACGCTGTGA
- a CDS encoding TetR/AcrR family transcriptional regulator gives MARWAPDAALRLERAAMELFLSDGYSKTTVPRIAERAGLTTRTFFRHFADKRDVLFLREREFPDVVRRLLDDVPAGLEPMALALHGVTGAADELEQWREQIRIRRAVIASDPRLQERERLKSAALTEAIRDSLVDHGATGADAALVSSIAVALFDTAVDLWVADDSARTLVSVVTGLRTRLASFAASIENPAREV, from the coding sequence ATGGCACGCTGGGCACCGGACGCGGCTCTCCGACTCGAACGCGCGGCGATGGAACTCTTCCTCTCCGACGGCTATTCCAAGACCACCGTGCCCCGCATCGCCGAGCGGGCGGGGCTGACCACACGCACGTTCTTCCGGCACTTCGCAGACAAGCGCGACGTGCTGTTCCTGCGCGAACGCGAGTTCCCCGACGTCGTGAGACGTCTTCTCGATGACGTACCCGCGGGGCTCGAACCGATGGCGCTCGCGCTGCACGGCGTGACCGGCGCCGCGGACGAGCTCGAGCAGTGGCGCGAGCAGATCCGCATCCGTCGCGCCGTCATCGCGTCGGATCCGCGTCTCCAGGAGCGCGAGCGATTGAAGTCGGCAGCCTTGACCGAAGCCATCCGCGACTCGCTCGTCGACCACGGTGCGACCGGCGCCGATGCCGCGCTCGTCTCGAGCATCGCCGTCGCCCTGTTCGACACCGCGGTCGACCTCTGGGTCGCCGATGACTCCGCTCGCACCCTCGTCTCGGTCGTGACCGGCCTCCGAACGAGGCTCGCCTCGTTCGCGGCCTCGATCGAGAACCCCGCCCGCGAGGTCTGA
- a CDS encoding ComEC/Rec2 family competence protein, translating to MSARASHRDLRLLPVVAAAWLVSAAAVSQPQAAPVFAGTLWVLCGGATTALVLRRMRRGHPPAGSATVASLTALAAFACAIAAASATHVALLLPDRERVAALPISGGRVVEVTATVVGKPERSETGWRFDAEATSVTAGGDPVHAGVPIVVRAQERPRGLDLGAAVSISGSAFVAEPGNRAVLIVDVDVPEVRARPPGIFAAASRLRADLLAQAATLPQPGAGLIAGLAVGDTTAVTDELDAQMKTASLSHLTAVSGANCAVVVGLVFTLAGALGIRRGWRVVLAAAGLVGFIVLVSPEPSVVRAGAMAAISMLAVLLGRAGAGAAVLCLAVSICLVFDPWLATSLGFALSAAATGALVLAAGPIGDSLARIMPRPLALAVAVPVAAQLACTPLIVAIDPRLPLFAVVANILTAPAAPLATIAGLAACLTAGLPVLAAGLVAIAWLPCAWIAATAQAVDAMPVAALPWMPDVGGALLAALLSAAAIVVLLPEVPRALLRLAASVLAIAVGIAGGTAVVTGPIARADVPVDWSLAMCDVGQGDAFLLRSRGQVALMDTGPDPALLDACLDLFGVERIDLLVLTHFDLDHVGGADAVAGRAELVLHGPTAEPSDNTLLAELRAEGADVRPVAAGATGTLGGATWEVLWPRARRTAFPPGNDASVVLAARGGGIPSVLMLGDLSEEPQAVIAGALHERFEVVKVAHHGSADQSPALYRRVAARVALVGVGENDYGHPRAEIVELLTSSGAEVVRADVAGAAALTLGEDGLELWHQRSAPPSPAASSPPPSVRVDGEAHDRRDRPRRRT from the coding sequence GTGAGCGCCCGTGCGTCCCACCGCGACCTGCGGCTTCTCCCTGTCGTCGCCGCGGCGTGGCTCGTCTCGGCCGCGGCCGTGTCGCAGCCGCAAGCGGCCCCGGTGTTCGCGGGCACGCTGTGGGTGCTGTGCGGGGGAGCGACCACGGCGCTGGTGCTGCGGCGAATGCGCCGAGGGCACCCACCTGCCGGGAGCGCCACGGTCGCCAGCCTCACGGCTCTCGCGGCGTTCGCCTGCGCGATCGCCGCGGCGTCTGCGACCCACGTGGCGCTGCTGCTGCCGGATCGCGAACGGGTGGCGGCACTGCCGATCTCCGGTGGCCGCGTCGTCGAGGTGACAGCCACCGTCGTCGGCAAACCCGAGCGGTCCGAGACCGGATGGCGGTTCGACGCCGAGGCGACGAGCGTGACGGCGGGCGGCGACCCCGTGCACGCCGGGGTGCCCATCGTGGTACGAGCGCAGGAGCGTCCGCGCGGTCTGGATCTGGGCGCCGCCGTCTCGATATCGGGCTCCGCCTTCGTCGCGGAGCCCGGCAACCGGGCCGTACTCATCGTCGACGTCGACGTGCCCGAGGTTCGGGCGCGCCCGCCGGGGATCTTCGCCGCGGCGTCGCGACTGCGTGCGGACCTGCTCGCACAGGCCGCGACACTGCCCCAGCCCGGTGCGGGATTGATCGCCGGCCTCGCGGTGGGCGACACGACGGCCGTCACCGACGAACTCGACGCGCAGATGAAGACGGCCTCGCTCTCGCATCTCACTGCCGTCTCCGGTGCGAACTGCGCCGTGGTCGTGGGACTGGTGTTCACCCTCGCCGGGGCGCTCGGCATCCGACGGGGATGGCGCGTCGTGCTCGCCGCAGCGGGCCTCGTGGGTTTCATCGTGCTGGTCTCACCCGAACCGAGCGTCGTCCGGGCGGGGGCCATGGCGGCGATCTCGATGCTGGCCGTGCTCCTCGGACGCGCGGGAGCCGGCGCGGCCGTGCTGTGCCTCGCCGTGTCGATCTGCCTCGTCTTCGACCCCTGGCTCGCGACGAGCCTGGGTTTCGCCCTGTCGGCGGCAGCGACCGGCGCGCTCGTGCTGGCCGCCGGGCCGATCGGCGACTCGCTCGCGCGGATCATGCCGCGGCCGCTCGCCCTCGCCGTCGCGGTTCCGGTGGCGGCGCAGCTCGCGTGTACGCCGCTGATCGTCGCGATCGACCCCCGGCTGCCGCTCTTCGCCGTCGTGGCGAACATCCTCACCGCCCCCGCCGCGCCGCTGGCGACGATCGCCGGACTCGCCGCGTGTCTGACCGCGGGCCTGCCCGTTCTGGCCGCCGGGCTCGTCGCCATCGCCTGGCTTCCCTGCGCATGGATCGCGGCGACCGCTCAGGCGGTGGACGCGATGCCCGTGGCGGCGCTGCCCTGGATGCCGGATGTCGGCGGTGCGCTGCTCGCCGCCCTGCTCAGCGCGGCCGCGATCGTGGTGCTGCTCCCCGAGGTGCCACGGGCGCTTCTGCGCCTGGCGGCATCCGTGCTCGCGATCGCGGTCGGCATCGCCGGCGGTACGGCGGTCGTCACGGGACCGATCGCGCGGGCCGACGTGCCCGTTGATTGGTCGTTGGCGATGTGCGACGTGGGGCAGGGCGACGCGTTCCTCCTCCGTTCGCGCGGACAGGTGGCGCTCATGGACACTGGCCCCGACCCCGCGCTGCTCGACGCGTGTCTCGACCTCTTCGGGGTCGAGCGGATCGACCTCCTGGTGCTGACGCACTTCGACCTCGATCACGTCGGGGGAGCGGACGCCGTGGCGGGCCGGGCCGAGCTCGTCCTCCACGGGCCGACCGCCGAGCCGTCCGACAACACTCTGCTGGCCGAGTTGCGGGCGGAAGGCGCCGACGTGCGTCCCGTCGCAGCCGGCGCGACCGGCACGTTGGGCGGCGCGACCTGGGAGGTGCTGTGGCCGCGCGCGCGGCGGACGGCCTTCCCACCGGGGAACGACGCCAGCGTGGTGCTGGCGGCCCGCGGCGGCGGCATCCCGTCGGTGCTGATGCTCGGCGATCTCTCGGAGGAGCCGCAGGCCGTGATCGCGGGTGCCCTGCACGAACGGTTCGAGGTCGTGAAGGTGGCCCATCATGGGAGCGCCGACCAGTCGCCGGCGCTGTATCGGCGCGTCGCCGCACGCGTCGCCCTGGTCGGGGTGGGGGAGAACGACTACGGGCACCCGAGGGCGGAGATCGTCGAGCTCCTCACCTCCTCCGGCGCCGAGGTCGTCCGCGCCGACGTCGCCGGCGCCGCGGCCCTGACACTCGGCGAGGACGGACTGGAACTCTGGCACCAGCGCAGCGCGCCGCCCTCACCTGCGGCGTCGTCGCCGCCCCCGTCGGTCCGTGTCGACGGCGAGGCTCATGACCGACGAGATCGCCCGCGCCGACGGACATGA